A section of the Paenibacillus yonginensis genome encodes:
- a CDS encoding cupredoxin domain-containing protein yields MKKITAMTVLVPVFTALLVLSACGNSNSANNAEEAGSAPVPSASAPAGAWDAGTSASEPAADSADSPNAAAGTEHNVDISNFSFSMGTLEIHPGDTVTFTNHDDVAHSATADDNSFDTGLHGKDESKTITFDKEGEISYHCSAHPGMQATIIVKA; encoded by the coding sequence GTGAAAAAGATAACCGCTATGACCGTTTTGGTTCCTGTCTTCACAGCATTGCTGGTTCTGTCTGCCTGCGGCAATTCAAACAGCGCCAATAACGCTGAAGAAGCGGGATCTGCGCCCGTCCCCTCAGCCTCTGCCCCGGCAGGAGCCTGGGACGCCGGCACCTCAGCATCCGAACCGGCCGCCGACTCAGCCGACTCGCCAAATGCAGCTGCCGGTACGGAACATAATGTCGACATCAGCAATTTCAGCTTCTCGATGGGAACGCTGGAAATCCATCCAGGCGATACGGTTACGTTCACCAATCATGACGATGTCGCCCATTCAGCCACGGCGGATGACAACTCCTTCGATACCGGGCTGCACGGTAAAGACGAGTCGAAGACCATTACCTTCGATAAGGAAGGCGAAATCAGCTACCACTGCTCAGCCCATCCGGGCATGCAGGCTACAATTATTGTCAAGGCTTAA
- a CDS encoding RNA polymerase sigma factor yields the protein MHNLSDYELMLLVKEKRQEALSILYDRHAGLVYSFAVRSVRNEQAARDVVQSVFIRLWTTESGYNPEKGRFTSWLVTITRNIATDWLRKERRINEGVTSFVPEQFDQIPDDGVSPEASAERESLKRQIRAAYRFLSRQQIDLLEHFYWQGYTLKELSLHYREPLGTVKNRLHQTLKVLRRHLIVEGEG from the coding sequence ATGCACAACCTTTCCGATTACGAATTGATGCTGCTCGTCAAGGAGAAGCGGCAGGAAGCTTTATCTATTCTGTATGACCGTCATGCAGGCCTTGTTTATTCCTTTGCTGTTAGGTCTGTAAGAAATGAACAGGCCGCAAGAGACGTCGTCCAATCTGTTTTTATCCGTTTATGGACCACCGAATCCGGCTATAATCCCGAGAAAGGCCGGTTCACAAGCTGGCTGGTGACCATCACCCGAAATATAGCGACAGACTGGCTTCGCAAGGAGCGGCGAATCAACGAGGGAGTAACCTCCTTTGTTCCCGAACAGTTTGATCAAATTCCTGATGACGGGGTATCTCCGGAAGCAAGCGCAGAGCGGGAATCGCTCAAAAGGCAGATCCGCGCCGCTTATCGCTTCCTGTCCCGCCAGCAGATTGATTTGCTGGAGCATTTTTATTGGCAGGGCTATACCTTGAAGGAGCTTTCGCTCCATTACCGGGAACCGCTCGGAACGGTCAAGAACAGGCTGCACCAGACGCTCAAAGTTCTACGCCGACATTTGATTGTGGAAGGAGAAGGATAA
- a CDS encoding anti-sigma factor, producing the protein MNKEHTPLCDLCLDVVTNECTEEERLAFERHLPSCPACQAEMKELRETWEALSADMKWMSPPEDLKEQVLNAAFAADLPEPGPVQEQAPVPMFHIAGSEQARRRAVRRSRFMTAAAAVMLVLFLASASWNYKMYSEQAAAPMPVEKALNVSASQIKMAVPLHAQSAEYSQAYGFACIVDNGNSKQFVVYVYGAPETAASQAYQVWLIKDGVRTSAGTFRVQTEGNNTRLGVLSMPMKSANLQFDAIGITLEPDDKGSQPRGVKMFSSI; encoded by the coding sequence GTGAACAAGGAACACACACCATTATGCGATCTATGCTTGGATGTGGTTACGAATGAGTGTACGGAGGAAGAGCGGCTTGCTTTTGAACGTCATCTGCCAAGCTGTCCGGCTTGCCAAGCCGAAATGAAAGAATTGCGGGAAACATGGGAGGCGTTATCTGCAGATATGAAATGGATGAGCCCGCCGGAGGATTTGAAGGAGCAGGTGTTGAACGCTGCGTTTGCCGCAGACCTGCCGGAGCCTGGGCCTGTGCAGGAACAGGCTCCGGTGCCAATGTTCCATATCGCCGGAAGCGAGCAGGCCAGAAGGCGCGCCGTGCGAAGAAGCCGGTTTATGACCGCTGCCGCAGCCGTCATGCTGGTATTGTTTCTGGCCAGCGCAAGCTGGAACTACAAGATGTACAGCGAACAAGCCGCAGCTCCGATGCCGGTTGAGAAAGCTCTTAACGTATCCGCTTCGCAGATTAAAATGGCTGTTCCGCTGCATGCCCAATCTGCCGAATATTCCCAGGCTTACGGCTTCGCCTGCATCGTAGATAACGGGAACAGCAAGCAGTTTGTCGTCTATGTCTATGGAGCGCCGGAGACCGCTGCCAGTCAGGCTTATCAGGTTTGGCTGATCAAGGATGGCGTACGGACCAGCGCCGGTACGTTCCGGGTCCAGACGGAAGGAAACAACACCCGCCTGGGGGTGCTCTCCATGCCAATGAAATCGGCCAACCTCCAATTTGATGCTATCGGCATTACGTTAGAGCCGGATGATAAAGGCAGCCAGCCGCGCGGAGTAAAAATGTTCTCTTCGATCTAA
- the uvrC gene encoding excinuclease ABC subunit UvrC codes for MRRGERCVDSHIEHIQDQEKALEAIRHKLALLPDLPGCYLMKNREGTIIYVGKAKVLKNRVRSYFTGSHNGKTQRLVSEIRDFEYIVTGSNMEALILECNLIKTHMPRYNVLLKDDKTFPYIKITNEQHPRLEVTRRVVKDKAKYFGPYPNAYAAQQTKKLLDRMYPLRKCNVMPKEVCLYYHMGQCLAPCVQEVGKGTYEDITQEITRFLSGGHEEIKKELQRKMEEAAEELNFERAKELRDQIINIDALMEKQKITMADARDRDVFGFSVDKGWMCVQILYMRQGKMIERHASIFPFYGDAYGDFLSYVTQYYSDNPALPQEILLPEPHREAAAEPGPSGEEEADKPPVESEAGSLVAENAAVYSTSAANLEAETEADTVLEGGVEASGGAASLQEWLGVKVLLPQRGLKKQMVKMATDNARVALDEKFRLIARDEERTSKAADNLGQYIGLDSVHRIEAFDNSNIQGANPVSAMVVFTDGKPDRKEYRKYKVKTVQGPDDYETMREVIRRRYERVLKENLQQPDLIVVDGGKGQISAAVDVLENELGLFIPVCGLVKDAKHKTAQLMVGDPPEPVRLPRDSQEFYLLQRIQDEVHRFAISFHREQRGKSMVTSKLDSIPGIGEKRRKLLLKHFGSIKKIKEASVEDFRPLSIGDKLAARIIEALNEEEPS; via the coding sequence ATGCGGAGAGGAGAACGTTGCGTGGATTCACATATAGAACATATACAGGACCAGGAGAAAGCGCTGGAGGCGATCCGGCACAAGCTTGCCCTGCTCCCGGATCTTCCCGGCTGTTATCTGATGAAGAACCGGGAAGGCACCATTATTTACGTCGGCAAAGCCAAAGTGTTGAAAAACCGGGTCCGCTCCTATTTTACAGGCAGCCACAACGGCAAAACGCAGCGGCTGGTTTCGGAAATCCGGGACTTTGAATATATTGTAACCGGCAGCAATATGGAGGCGCTCATTCTGGAGTGCAACCTGATCAAAACCCATATGCCCCGCTATAATGTGCTGCTGAAGGACGATAAAACGTTTCCGTACATCAAAATCACAAACGAGCAGCATCCGCGGCTGGAGGTGACCCGGCGAGTAGTCAAGGACAAAGCTAAATACTTTGGCCCTTATCCGAATGCTTATGCCGCCCAGCAGACCAAAAAGCTGCTCGACCGGATGTATCCGCTGCGCAAATGCAACGTCATGCCTAAGGAGGTCTGCCTCTATTACCATATGGGCCAATGTTTGGCTCCTTGTGTGCAGGAGGTAGGCAAAGGAACTTATGAGGACATTACCCAGGAAATCACCCGGTTTCTCAGCGGCGGCCATGAAGAAATCAAGAAGGAGCTGCAGCGCAAGATGGAGGAAGCCGCAGAGGAGCTGAATTTTGAACGGGCCAAGGAGCTGCGGGACCAGATTATCAACATTGACGCGCTGATGGAGAAGCAGAAGATTACGATGGCGGATGCGAGAGACCGCGATGTATTTGGTTTTTCCGTCGACAAAGGCTGGATGTGTGTACAGATTCTGTACATGCGCCAGGGGAAAATGATTGAACGCCACGCCTCGATTTTCCCGTTCTACGGAGATGCTTACGGCGATTTTCTGTCTTACGTCACGCAGTATTACAGCGATAATCCGGCTCTGCCTCAGGAAATTCTGCTGCCTGAACCGCATAGGGAAGCGGCGGCCGAACCTGGCCCAAGCGGAGAGGAGGAGGCTGACAAACCCCCGGTAGAATCTGAGGCCGGGAGCCTGGTCGCCGAGAATGCCGCTGTTTATTCCACATCTGCGGCAAACCTTGAAGCAGAGACAGAAGCCGATACCGTGCTGGAAGGCGGGGTAGAGGCGTCAGGCGGAGCGGCTTCCCTGCAGGAATGGCTCGGCGTCAAAGTGCTGCTGCCGCAGCGCGGTCTGAAGAAGCAGATGGTGAAGATGGCGACGGACAACGCCCGTGTGGCGCTCGACGAGAAATTCCGTCTGATTGCCCGCGATGAAGAGCGGACGTCCAAAGCGGCGGACAATCTGGGACAATATATCGGATTGGACTCGGTTCACCGTATTGAGGCCTTTGATAACTCCAACATTCAGGGGGCCAACCCGGTTTCGGCAATGGTGGTGTTTACGGACGGCAAACCGGACCGGAAGGAATACCGCAAATATAAGGTCAAAACCGTTCAGGGACCGGATGATTACGAAACGATGCGTGAGGTCATCCGGCGCCGTTATGAACGTGTGTTGAAGGAAAATTTGCAGCAGCCCGATTTAATTGTCGTCGATGGCGGCAAAGGGCAAATATCTGCTGCCGTAGATGTTCTGGAGAATGAGCTGGGGTTGTTTATCCCGGTCTGCGGGCTTGTCAAAGATGCCAAACATAAAACGGCCCAGCTTATGGTTGGCGATCCGCCGGAACCGGTTCGACTGCCGCGCGACAGCCAGGAGTTCTACCTGCTGCAGCGGATTCAGGATGAGGTGCACCGCTTTGCGATTTCGTTCCACCGTGAGCAGCGGGGCAAATCGATGGTGACTTCGAAGCTGGATTCAATCCCCGGCATCGGAGAGAAGCGGCGCAAGCTGCTGCTGAAGCATTTTGGTTCCATCAAAAAAATCAAAGAGGCCTCCGTCGAGGATTTCCGGCCGCTGTCGATCGGCGATAAACTTGCCGCTCGCATCATAGAAGCTTTAAATGAAGAAGAGCCGTCCTGA
- the trxA gene encoding thioredoxin — protein MAIVNVSDSTFKNEVEGQGTVLVDFWAPWCGPCKMIAPILDELSGEVDATIAKVNVDENPETASRFGVMSIPTLILFKDGQPVDKVVGVNSKEALKNMISKHQ, from the coding sequence ATGGCAATCGTAAATGTTTCCGATTCAACGTTTAAAAACGAAGTAGAAGGTCAAGGTACTGTTCTGGTTGATTTCTGGGCTCCTTGGTGTGGACCTTGCAAAATGATCGCTCCGATTCTGGACGAATTATCCGGTGAAGTTGACGCTACCATCGCGAAAGTGAACGTGGATGAAAACCCTGAAACCGCGTCCCGTTTCGGCGTAATGAGCATTCCTACTTTGATCCTGTTTAAAGACGGCCAGCCGGTGGATAAAGTAGTAGGTGTCAACTCCAAAGAAGCTTTGAAAAACATGATCAGCAAACATCAATAA
- the dnaI gene encoding primosomal protein DnaI, with the protein MESLGELLSQMKSPQLKARSERVMKELFEDPLITELLTLHPELDRSQLTLHLGKLYQYVKDSRNCAACPGLDRCPNDFQGHYTKLTVETVTAAPELYERKVPCSKQLAYQHETEVRKRIRSFYIDERALKEGYNAVEIVSKDKNRAPAVGQVLQYINDVQANGLPSKGLYLKGHFGTGKTFLMSYLLHELAESGYTGVIVYMPEFVEEVKYVMQDNQRLKEMVDTMREADLLVFDDIGAENLNPWVRDHVLGSILNYRMNRRPTFYTSNYDLPDLEKHLSFTSKDGEEAYKGQRLMDRIAPFVDVVTVNGSNQRRA; encoded by the coding sequence ATGGAATCGTTGGGCGAACTGCTGTCCCAAATGAAAAGTCCGCAGCTCAAAGCCCGTTCCGAGCGCGTTATGAAGGAGCTGTTTGAAGATCCGCTGATCACCGAGCTGCTTACGCTTCATCCGGAGCTGGACCGCAGCCAGCTTACACTTCATCTGGGCAAGCTGTACCAGTACGTCAAAGACAGCCGCAACTGCGCGGCCTGCCCGGGTCTGGACCGCTGCCCGAATGATTTTCAGGGGCATTATACGAAGCTGACGGTGGAGACGGTAACGGCTGCCCCCGAGCTTTATGAACGCAAGGTCCCCTGCTCCAAGCAGCTGGCTTATCAGCATGAGACGGAAGTGCGGAAGCGGATCAGAAGCTTTTATATTGACGAACGGGCGCTTAAGGAAGGTTATAACGCCGTTGAGATTGTGTCCAAAGACAAGAACAGAGCCCCGGCTGTTGGTCAGGTTCTGCAGTATATTAACGACGTCCAGGCGAACGGTCTGCCCAGCAAAGGCCTTTATCTGAAAGGACATTTCGGTACCGGAAAAACATTTCTGATGTCCTACCTGCTCCACGAGCTGGCCGAATCCGGCTACACCGGCGTCATTGTGTATATGCCCGAGTTTGTGGAAGAAGTCAAATATGTCATGCAGGACAACCAGCGGCTGAAGGAAATGGTGGACACGATGCGCGAGGCTGATCTGCTTGTCTTTGACGATATCGGTGCGGAGAACCTGAATCCATGGGTTCGGGATCATGTTCTGGGTTCTATTTTGAATTACAGAATGAACCGCCGGCCGACTTTTTATACGTCCAATTATGATTTGCCCGACTTGGAGAAGCATCTCAGCTTTACAAGTAAGGATGGCGAAGAGGCCTATAAAGGCCAGCGGCTGATGGACAGGATCGCTCCGTTTGTGGACGTGGTGACGGTGAACGGGAGCAACCAGCGGAGAGCTTGA
- a CDS encoding DnaD domain protein produces MRIHNLHHFTENHRYCVYRDFDLGTVGQKMLSLIYQPMVGGFAIALYQFLFGRVPLEQVGYSKMEQQRHLFLSLGIEPSEKGRKLLIEQASRLEAVGLLQCSRVYVPESEDYLYEYELQPPLTPSEFFKTQHLTLLLRDKLGKFAVLSLQEQMFSREASEYGRAMSKENLTVPFYDIFQLNTHTIDYELEQAISEMAISRQPENRQEEPLYNYADIIMRFPRGSLNRKHVESLRFDQDKMGVINYTARKYDLSIQDLCRLLDEDGIFAADGSLQLDELQHKANLHFRQGKKRQEERSVAMGKVVALRQEDQEAADMPEEHSVQMEFYLEVPPQLLGKCDVHQYNMMLRNEPHTRLLPKFFPGTVPDNLLDIFEKIDLNYKLPGEVINVLIHYLMMLLTSGGEQRINRKFVETIASNMLLKQVTTYEKAVSYIRDQEKLNKAVREGGSTAAAGGRSRNYSRGNKAKPEIPIVPSAVNTDKTLSEEEFAELLKMAEQMQNGQKK; encoded by the coding sequence TTGCGCATTCATAATCTGCATCATTTTACGGAAAACCACCGTTACTGCGTATATCGCGACTTCGATCTCGGTACCGTTGGACAGAAAATGCTCAGCCTCATTTACCAGCCGATGGTAGGCGGTTTTGCCATAGCCCTTTATCAATTTCTGTTTGGGCGGGTGCCCCTGGAACAGGTCGGTTATTCGAAGATGGAGCAGCAGCGCCACCTGTTCTTGTCCCTTGGCATAGAGCCGAGCGAGAAAGGCCGCAAGCTGCTGATTGAGCAGGCCTCCAGGCTGGAGGCGGTCGGGCTGCTGCAGTGCAGCCGGGTTTATGTCCCGGAGAGCGAAGATTACTTATACGAATACGAGCTTCAGCCTCCGCTGACACCGTCGGAATTTTTCAAAACCCAGCACCTGACGCTGCTGCTTCGGGACAAGCTCGGGAAATTTGCGGTGCTGTCGCTGCAGGAGCAGATGTTTAGCCGGGAAGCTAGCGAATATGGCAGGGCGATGAGCAAAGAAAACCTGACCGTGCCGTTTTATGATATTTTTCAACTAAATACACATACCATCGATTACGAGCTGGAGCAGGCGATTTCCGAAATGGCGATTTCGAGACAGCCGGAGAACAGGCAGGAGGAGCCGCTGTATAATTACGCGGACATCATTATGCGGTTCCCGCGCGGTTCGCTGAACCGCAAGCATGTGGAGTCTCTGCGCTTCGATCAGGACAAGATGGGGGTCATTAACTATACGGCCCGTAAATATGATCTCAGCATCCAGGATTTGTGCCGGCTGCTGGATGAGGACGGCATTTTTGCCGCGGACGGCAGCCTTCAGCTGGATGAGCTGCAGCATAAAGCCAATCTCCATTTCCGTCAGGGCAAGAAACGCCAGGAGGAGCGCAGCGTAGCGATGGGCAAGGTGGTGGCGCTCCGCCAGGAGGACCAGGAAGCCGCGGACATGCCGGAGGAGCACTCCGTGCAGATGGAATTTTATTTGGAGGTTCCGCCGCAGCTGCTGGGCAAATGCGACGTGCATCAATATAACATGATGCTCCGCAATGAACCGCATACCCGGCTGCTGCCGAAATTTTTTCCGGGGACGGTACCGGACAACCTTCTGGATATTTTTGAGAAAATCGATCTGAATTACAAGCTGCCCGGAGAAGTGATCAATGTCCTTATTCATTATTTGATGATGCTGCTTACTTCGGGAGGAGAACAGCGGATTAACCGGAAATTCGTTGAAACGATTGCTTCCAATATGCTGCTGAAGCAGGTGACAACCTATGAGAAGGCGGTCAGCTACATCCGCGACCAAGAGAAGCTGAACAAGGCGGTAAGGGAAGGTGGGTCTACCGCTGCAGCGGGCGGGAGAAGCCGGAATTATTCCCGGGGCAATAAAGCGAAACCCGAGATTCCGATCGTGCCAAGCGCGGTAAATACGGACAAAACCTTGTCGGAGGAAGAATTTGCCGAGCTGCTCAAAATGGCGGAGCAAATGCAAAACGGCCAGAAGAAATAA
- the hemQ gene encoding hydrogen peroxide-dependent heme synthase, producing MSEAAQTLDGWYALHDFRSINWAAWKAADDEERAVGLDDLRVFLQSWAETEEAKAGSTAIYSIVGQKADFVIVHLRETLEELNALETEFDKSTFADYTTKTYSYVSVVELSNYLGKGDGTDPRQKPEIMARLQPILPKSKHICFYPMNKKRELADNWYMLSMEERQNLMRSHGLIGRSYAGKVKQIITGSVGLDDWEWGVTLFSDDALQFKKLVYEMRFDEVSARYGEFGSFYVGNLLTLEGFEQLLKL from the coding sequence ATGAGTGAAGCAGCTCAAACCCTGGATGGCTGGTACGCCCTGCACGATTTCCGGTCCATTAACTGGGCAGCCTGGAAAGCGGCGGATGATGAAGAACGCGCAGTAGGCCTTGATGATCTTCGCGTGTTTCTGCAAAGCTGGGCGGAAACCGAAGAAGCCAAGGCGGGCAGCACGGCTATCTACAGCATCGTTGGACAAAAAGCCGATTTCGTGATCGTTCACCTGCGTGAAACGCTGGAAGAATTGAACGCTCTGGAAACGGAATTTGATAAATCTACTTTTGCCGATTACACCACCAAAACTTATTCTTATGTCAGTGTAGTCGAACTCAGCAACTATCTGGGCAAAGGCGACGGTACCGATCCCCGCCAGAAACCGGAAATCATGGCGCGGCTTCAGCCGATCCTGCCCAAATCAAAACATATCTGCTTCTATCCGATGAATAAAAAACGCGAGCTTGCCGACAACTGGTACATGCTTTCCATGGAAGAGCGCCAGAACCTGATGCGCAGCCACGGCTTGATCGGCCGCAGCTATGCCGGCAAGGTAAAGCAGATCATTACCGGCTCGGTCGGCCTGGACGACTGGGAATGGGGCGTTACGCTGTTCTCGGATGATGCGCTTCAATTCAAAAAGCTGGTCTACGAAATGCGATTTGACGAAGTCAGCGCCCGTTACGGGGAATTTGGATCGTTCTACGTGGGCAACCTGCTGACGCTCGAAGGTTTCGAACAGCTGCTTAAGCTATAA